GAAATGATTGAAAGCGATGCTTTCGGGCTTGGCGATTTCCGTCTGGTGGAATCCAGCGAAGCCGGCATGCTGTCGCAGGTAGGGCGCGCCGTAAAGCGTGACGAGTGGGTTGTGTTCCTCGCGTGGGCACCGCATCCGATGAACGCCAACCATGACCTCGAATATCTGAGTGGCGGTGACGACTACTTCGGGCCGAACTACGGTGGTGCCACTGTCTACACCAACGTGCGCTCGGGCTATCTCGACAACTGCCCGAACCTGAACACCTTCTTCAACAACCTGGAGTTCTCCCTTGCCATGGAAAACGAGGTGATGGGCCTGATCCTCAACGATGGCATGGAGCCCGACGATGCGGCCCGCCAGTGGCTGCAGGCAAATCCGGGCTCACTGGGCAAGTGGCTCGCAGGCGTAAAGACCATTGATGGCAAACCTGCCATGCCTGCCGTGAAGAAAGCCCTGAAGTAATCAGGAATTGAGGCGGAGGCAGTAACGATACTGCCTCCGCTATCTCTCCCAAACCGGATTTCTAGTATGAACTGGATAACTGAGCACAAGCTGCCCTTCGGGGAAGCCATGGAAGACTTCGTGGATTTTCTGGTCGACAATGGCGCCGTGGTTTTCGACGCCATTTCAGATACTCTCGACACGCTTATCCATGGTCTCACCGAAGGGCTTCTTTGGATTCATCCTGCACTTCTTATTGCTGCGTTTACCGCCGCAGCAGCGGCCTGGCATCGCCGTTGGGGCATGCCCATCTTCACCATTATTGCGTTCGGGCTGATCTGGAACCTGGGCTACTGGGAAGACACCATGGCGACCCTGTCCCTGGTGTTATACGCCACCGTTCTCTGTATCACGATAGGCGTGCCCCTTGGCATTGTGGTCGCACACCACCCCTGGTCATTTCGCGTGTTGCAGCCAGTGCTGGATCTGATGCAGACCATTCCCCCTTTCGTGTATCTCATCCCCACACTGACCCTTTTCGGCCTGGGCGTTGTACCCGGGGTGATTTCCACAGTGATCTTTGCCATTGCCGCCCCGATCCGCCTGACCTACCTGGGCATGTCCCAGGTACCGAAAGAACTGCTGGAAGCCGGCAAGGCCTTTGGCTGCACCAAGAACCAGTTGCTGTTCCGCGTGGAATTGCCCGCGGCCATGTCGTCCATTGCGGCCGGCATTACCCAGTGCATCATGCTGTCGCTGTCGATGGTGGTTATCGCCGCACTGGTCGGCGCAGACGGCCTGGGTGTTCCGGTCGTTCGCGCCCTGAACACCGTCGATATTGCCAAAGGTTTCGAGGCAGGATTGGCTATTGTGCTTCTGGCCATCTGGCTCGATCGCTTCTTTAAACAGAGAAAATAACGGCAGGCTGACATGATCGAATTCGAGAATGTAAATGTGGTTTTCGGCAAGCAGCCACAACGAGCGCTGCCGATGATAGAAGAGGGACTGAGCCGGGACGATATCCGTGAAAAGACCGACCTGGTGGTAGGCGTCAATCGGGCCAACCTGAAAGTCGAGCAGGGTGAGATCTTTGTACTGATGGGGTTATCCGGCTCGGGTAAATCCAGCCTGCTGCGCTGCGTCAACGGTCTGAATGAAGTCACCAGTGGTGCTATCCGCATCCAGGACGGAGACCAGCAGATCGATTTCACCAAGGCCTCCGAGGCGGTTCAGCGTGAGCTGCGTACCCGGAAGATTTCCATGGTATTCCAGAATTTCGCCCTGTTTCCCTGGATGACCGTCGCAGAAAACGTAGCTTTCGGGCTGGAGATGCAGGGATTGCCAAAACGGGAGAGGCGGGAGAAAACCCAGCGACAGCTTGATCTGGTCGGGCTTTCCGAATGGGCGAATCATCGCCCTGATGAGCTGTCCGGTGGCATGCGTCAACGAGTGGGACTGGCAAGGGCGTTGGCAACCGATTCGGACATACTGTTGATGGATGAACCCTTCTCGGCTCTGGATCCGTTGATTCGGGAACAACTGCAGGACGAGATGCTTGAGATGCAAAGCTCGTTGAACAAAACCATTCTGTTTGTCAGCCACGATCTTGACGAGGCACTGAAGATTGGCAATAGGATTGCGATCATGAAAGACGGCGAAATCGTCCAGCAGGGCCGCCCGGAGCAGATTGTGCTGGATCCGGCCACGGACTATGTGCGCAATTTCGTAGCCTCGGTCAATCCCCTGAGCGTGCTCCACGTTCGCTCCGTGCTTCAGTCACTGGATACCGTTGAGACCGACGAACGCGGTCGCAAGCTAGTCAGTGTCGCCTACGACATCTGGCTGGAGAATCCCGGCGATGCCGCAGCGGCCGTCGTTTTCCAGCATGAAGACAGTTTCGACACCCAGGTCTGGAATCCGGAACAGCCCATCAGTTCATTGAAAAAGCGCCCGACTCGGGTGCCACCTCGGACATCGCTACGGGAGGCGGTGGAGATCCGCTATGTGACGGGGCACTGTGTGCTGGTCGAAGATAAAAACCAGATTATCGGCTTCGTGGCTGACAAGCAGATCTATCACTCTCTGCTGGGCAAGCACCTGGATTAAGGAAACACCCAGGCCACCATCACCGGAATAAACGCCAGGGCGAACAGGGTACTGAGTAACGTCGTACCCGCCGCCTGGCGAGGTGATGTATCCAGCAACGTTGCGATGACCACCGTATTAGCGGCCATCGGCGTGATCGAGATCAGGAAAATCGCCTGGTGCACGGCTTCGCTGTAGATGCCGAACACATTGGCGTCCAGCCACCAGAGCGCCAGTGCGACCAGTGGCCAGGACACGAACTTTCCGAAGAACGCCAGAGTGGTAAACCGCAGATTACCCGCCAGCCCCCGCATTGACAGAATGCTCATGCCAATAATCATCATACCCAGAATGCTGTAGGCACCGCGCAGGTTGTCGAACAGTGGTACGAACACCTCGGGTATGGAGAAGCCGAACAGGTTCAGCGCTATGCCAGCTATAAACGCGTAGACAGAAGGCAGCCGGGCCACTCGCCCAAGCGCGTCGCCAATGCTGTATCGGCCCCTGGCCGCCAGATAGAAACCCACAGAATTTTCGAACAGCGTCGTGCCCAGCATGCACACGATGTAGAGGGCCAGCCCTTCTTGGCCAAACAGCAGTAGCGCAACAGGGATACCAAAGTAGCCGGTGTTGCCCGTGCCTACAGCCAGGGGAATCAGGTTTGCACTTTCATCGGTAACGGTCCGCTTGGCGATGGCCAGGTGCAGAAGCCCCAGTACGGTACACAGGGTAAACGTCAGTACCGGAAGCAGAATAACGGAAAAGGAAAGAGGCGCCGCCATCACACCGGCGAAAATCACCGATGGTGTGACGATGTAAAGCATGATGCCGGCGATATGCCGACCGCTTGCCTCAAGGTAGCGGCCGGCTGTCCAGCCCAGAAGCACTGTTACATAAAGGGGAAGGAGTTTATAGAACAGTGCCAGGGCTGCGGCCATCGGGGCTCCGGGTCAGGGCTTTAGCCGTGCAGTTTAACCGCCAGCTCGGCCACGTGCTTGCCCTGATAGCGGGCAATGGTCAGTTCTTTTTCACTGGGCTGCCGCGAGCCGTCGCCGCCGGCAATGGTCGATGCGCCATAGGGCGTGCCGCCACTGACTTCGGAAATATCAAAAAACTCGGGAATGCCGTAACCCAGCGGTACAATCACCATGCCGTGGTGGGCCAGGGTTGTCCAGAATGAACTGATGGTATGTTCCTGCCCGCCGCCAGTACCGGTGGAAGTAAAAACGCTTGCAACCTTGCCGTGCAACTTGCCCTGGGCCCAGAGCCCGCCGGTCTGATCCATAAACGTGCGCATCTGGCCTGACATGTTGCCGAAGCGGGTGGGTGTGCCAAAGATAACGGCGTCGTAGTCGGCCAGCTCTTTCGGGTCAGCGACCGGCGCCTTCTGGTCTGCCTTGCCGCCAGCATCCAGGAAAGCCTGGTCCGGCATGGTTTCCGGCACACGCTTCACGATAACCTCGGCGCCGGTTACACCTTTCGCACCCTCGGCCACGGTGTTGGCCATGGTTTCCATATGACCATACATTGAATAGTAAAGTACCAGTACTTTTGCCATCTGAACGTCTCCTTTGACTGTTTCCAATGTGATGAACCAAGCCTAGGTGGTTTCCGGACAAACAGAAAACGGAAGTTTTCCGCCGGTTCGTTCAAATTTTCTGAATCATCAGACGCGACACGAGGTAAATTTACCGCATTGTCATTTGCGTACAACTGTACGCTGAAGTAAGGTGGCGCCATGACTGAAACCCAACACCCCCACCACTACATCGAAGAATGGCTTAACAGTGCCACCCACGGCATTGGCGCGATTCTGAGCATTGTCGGGACCGTTGCCCTGATCATTCTGGCCAGCCAGATGGGCGACATCTGGAAGATTGTCAGCTTTGGTATTTTCGGGGCTTCTCTGGTGCTGCTTTACCTGGCCTCGGCGCTTTATCACGGCGCACGACATCCCGGGCCGAAAGCAGTTTTCAAAACCCTGGACCACTGCGCCATCTTTCTGTTGATCGCGGGCACCTATACTCCCTTCTTGCTGGTGAACATGCGGGATTCTTCCGGCTGGACGCTGCTGGCAATTGTCTGGTCTCTTGCCATCACAGGTGTGGTGCTGAAATTAATCTACAACAACCGTTTCAAGCTCGCCCGGGTCGGCATCTACCTCGCCATGGGGTGGCTGATACTGGTGGCCTCCGGGGACCTGCTAGCCAACCTGAATGAGCAGGCTTTTTACCTTCTGGTTGCTGGCGGCCTGGCTTATACGGTCGGCGTGGCTTTCTACCTCGCCGACCGACTGCCCTACATGCACGCGCTCTGGCACTTGTTCGTAATCAGCGGCAGTGCGCTTCATTTCAGCGCGGTCTGTTACGGCGTACTGCCCTACCCGGCCTGATCAGAACGCCCAGACCGTCGTCATCAGAATGCCCCAGGCCAGCAGCGAAGCAGCCATCACGGTGTAGGTGGCAGATATCACAATCACAACCACATCCTTATCCGTGCGCTGACAAAGGGAGCGCACGGCATACTTTTGATTAGTTAAAGCCGCTGCCTGGGTCAAGGCCGCTGGAAACTCGTGGCTACCTCTACTGCGCCCAATCGGTAGACGCACTACTCCATCGGTTGTATCACCAATATAAATATTTGTTTTAATTGATTTATTTAGAGACGAAAACAGCATCTTAAAAAACCTGAGCAGCCGTCATCGGCGGCTTCAGACCCTTCTTGATATTTGTCATGATTACTTCCTGCCCGGCCTTTGCAGAATAGCTCCATAGTCCGGTCGTCACGGTTGCCGTGGCGTCAGGTTCGCAACGTGAGGAGCAGTTATCATGGCCAAAACCAACGCAGACATCGAAAACTGGGATGTCGAAAGCGAAGAATTCTGGGAGCGGGAGGGCAAACGCATCGCCTCCCGCAACCTGTGGATTTCCATCCCCAGCCTGCTGATGGGCTTTGCGGTCTGGCTGATGTGGGGAATGATCACCACTCAGATGAAGAACCTGGGCTTTCCCTTCAGCATTGAGCAGCTGTTTACCCTTTCTGCAATTGCGGGCCTGTCTGGCGCCACCCTGCGAATCCCGGCCTCATTCATGATCAAGATTGCCGGCGGGCGAAACACGGTGTTCCTGACCACCGCGCTGCTGATGATTCCTGCGGCCGGTACCGGCATCGCCCTTATGAACCCCGAAACACCGTTTATTGTGTTTCAGGCTCTGGCGCTGCTCTCCGGAATCGGTGGCGGTAACTTTGCCTGCTCCATGAGCAACATCAGCACCTTCTACCCGAAAAGCAAACAGGGCTATGGTCTGGGCATGAACGCCGGTCTCGGTAACTTTGGCGTCACTACCATGCAGGTGGTCATCCCACTGGTCATGACCGTGGGCATTTTCGGCGCCCTGGCCGGCGACCCGATGCAATTGCAAAGCCCGAGCGGCACCCTGATTGGCCGCATTGAAGCGGGCACCGACACCTGGATCCAGAACGCCGGGTTTATCTGGTTGGTGTTTCTGATTCCCCTGGCGTTTGCCGGCTGGTTTGGCATGAACAACCTGAAAGTGGTTACCCCGAACCCGGGCAACCCCCTCTCGGCATTCGGCAAGATTCTGGGACTTTATGGCGTAGGCATTCTCGCCTCTATCGCAGGCGTCTGGGCCCTCAGCGTAATGAACATGTGGCTTGCCCTGCCGCTGACCATTGTATTGACTCTGATTCTTTTGCGACTGATCCCGGGCGATATCAAGCCCAACATCCAGGCCCAGTTTGCGATCTTCAGCAACAAGCACACCTGGTCCATGACCGTCCTCTACATCCTCACCTTCGGTTCCTTCATCGGCTTCTCCGCTGCCCTGCCGCTGTCTATCACCGTTATCTTCGGAAATATGATGGAAGTGGCGGCCGATGGCACCGTTAACAGGGTAGTTAACCCGGATGCGCCGAGCGCACTGACCTGGGCCTGGATGGGACCGTTTGTCGGCGCCCTGATTCGCCCCGTGGGCGGCTGGATTTCCGACAAGGTGGGCGGATCCATCGTTACCCAGATCATCTCGGTTGTGATGGTCGCAGCCTCTGTGGCCACAGGCTACGTGATGATGCTGGCGTATAACTCCACCGATCCGAACACCTACTTTGCACCGTTCCTGATCCTGTTCATCATCATGTTTGCGGCCAGTGGTATCGGTAACGGCTCGACCTTCCGCAGCATCGGCTTCATCTTCAACCAGCAGCAGAAAGGCCCGGTTCTGGGCTGGACCTCCGCGGTTGCCGCCTACGGTGCGTTTATCGCCCCCCGGGTGATGGGCCAGGAAATCCAGGCGGGCACTCCGGAAGTCGCCATGTACGGATTCGCCGTGTTCTACGCAGTCTGCCTGGTAGTGAACTGGTGGTTTTACCTGCGCAAAGGCGCCTATATAAAGAACCCGTAAAATCGGGCACCACACCAACAACCGGCCCCAGAGATGAGGCCGGTTTTTTTTGCAGCTGGCGTTTCGAATCCTGATTGTGCACTGACGCCATCAGCATTGGTTTTATGTATGCCAGATGTTAGTTTTATAAGAGTAAGATCTCTGGCTTCTTGCCAGGGTGCCAGCGGGAGGCCCCGACATGTCTTTTGACGACATTTTTGACGAGAGCTTTGATCGTGTCCTGTCGGCCTCGGTCAACGGCACAGATTTCTTCGAAGCGTTCTACCAGCGCTTTCTCCGCGCATCGCCCGAGATCCAGATGCTTTTCCGGGACACGGACATGGCCCGTCAGCGAAGTATGTTAAAGAAATCGTTCTACAGCCTGGTGGCCTTTTACGCCAGCGGCACGGTTGACGATGTCCTCCGCAGAGTTGCCCACTGTCACAGCGCAGAGGCACTCAATATCAAACCTCACCTCTACGACCTCTGGATGGAGTGCCTGATTGACACTGTGCGAGTGTTCGATCCCGAGTACACGGATAATGTGGAGCTTGCCTGGCGTCTTATCCTGAGCCCCGGCATTACGTATATGAAGTTTGGCTACGATCACTTCTGAGCTTGGCCAATAAAAAAGCCCGCAGGGATAACTCCGTGCGGGCTTTTTTATTGGCCAAGCTCAGGTGGTCGCAGCGGCCTGCCGGCGACGCTCTTCCTCTTCGATCTGGAGATCCACAGAAGATACCTGGTATTCGTCGGCAAACCCGGATTCCGGCTCCTTCAGCCACATCATGCACAACAACCAGCTGATAAACGCACCGCCGGCAATGATGTAGAAGAACTGGGTCGAGGTTACGAAGGTGAAGATGGTCAGGTAAACCACCGCACCCACGTTACCGTAGGCACCGGCCATCCCGGAGATCTGCCCGGTGAGACGCCGCTTGATAGAAGGGATGATGCCAAAGGTGGCGCCCTCCGCTCCCTGAACGAAGAACGAGGTGAAGACGGTAATACCCACGGCAATAATCAGCGGCCAGCTGGAGTTCATCAGCGCCATGAGCGCGAAGCCTACCGAGATGCCGAACATATAGCTGAGCATCACAAACCGGCGGTTGCCCATACGGTCTGACACCAGGCCACCCATCGGGCGGGCCACCAGGTTCACGAAAGCAAAAGAGGCAGCGATAAGGCCGGCTGCAGTCGCACTCAGGCTCCAGGTTTCCTCGAAGAACATCGGCAGCATGGATACCACCGCGAGCTCAGCACCGAAGTTGGCGAAGTAGGTGCTGTTCAGAGCTGCGACGCTGTTGAACGGGTACTTGTCGTCCTCCGGCACGCCCTGTTTCAACAGGGGAATATTAACCCGGAGAATCTGGATAATCTGATAGCAGACAATAGCCACAATTACCGCATAACAGATGGCGGCTCCGGTAGCACTCAGGTACCCCATGTTCTCGATGCGCCATACCAGAATGCCCAGAACGCCCACCAGGGGAATGGTCCAGAGGATCAGCTTGATCATATCGCCCCAACTGCTTACTTCCAGAGCCACCGCCTTGCGCGGCTTGCGATGAACGGTGCCGACCGGGCCATCGGTGATCGCAAACCAGTAGTACACGCCATAGGCCGCCATCACGATCGCGCTCTGGGCGATAGCCCAGCGCCAGCCATCCTCACCACCATACATGTGCAGCGCAATGGTCGGCAGGGTAATCGCCGCAGCGGCAGAACCAAAATTGCCCCAGCCGGCATAGAAGCCTTCGGCAAAGCCGATGTCTCTCGGCTTGAACCACATAGCGGTCATATGAATACCCACCACAAAGCTGGCACCGATGGAGCTGAGCACCAGACGGCTGACCAGGAGCTGGGTCATGGTGTTACCGAAGGCAAACACTAGCGCCGGGATGGACATCAGAACCATCAGAACGGAGAACACGCGACGGGGACCAAAGCGGTCCAGAGCCATGCCCACGATGATCCGGGCAGGAATGGTCAATGCCACGTTACAGATGGCAAACAGGCGGAGGTCATCGGCGGTCAGCCAGTCGACGCTCTTGAGCATGCTCGACGCCAGCGGCGCCATGTTGAACCATACATAGAAGGTTATAAAAAATGCGATCCAGGTCAGGTGCAGCGCCCTGACTTCCGGATTCTTGACGTGGAAAACGTCTGCGACTTTCATGTCAGCCTCCCGGGGCTTTCAGATACAGAAATGGTTATGGCCAGACTCAACGGCTGGGCAGAATAAGGAGCGGGCACTGGATGCGACGGGCAAGGAAGGAACTCACGCTGCCGAAGGTCATGTAATCCAGCTCGTCCACGAAGTAAGTCAGTGAGCGGGCAATAAAACCGCCGTCAGGCTCATGGCTGTGGCGGGCGATAACCAGCATGTCCGGATGCACCTTTTTCTCGGCTGCGAACAGCAGCATCTTTCGGGCGTCACCCTCCAGCAGCATGTTTTCGGCCGAGATCTGTTCCCGCTCACACACCTCCATGGCCTCGGCGATGTGCCTTTTCAGATCGTTCAACTCTTCCTGGAACATGTCCTCGTTTACCGAGGTGATGTCGCGGGGGTTTTCGGCAACGGCAACGAGGGTGATGACGGGTTTGAGGTCGCGGAACATGGTGATGGTCTGGGCCAATGCCAGCCTGGCATTCCGCGAGCCATCGTAGGCAATCATGATTTTCATTTTTGGGTTCTCCAAAGGGCGTTTTCAGCGCCCTTTCAAAGGCTATTTCAAGGGGCATCCATTGATATCTGTCAGCATTAGCCCACAGTCCAGTGCCGGCCATAATTGACTTACATCAACACTGATAGCGCGTACCCCACGAGAGAAACCAAAGGCCTATCCCCTGAACCCCGAAACCCCGGATCGCCTACCACCACTGCACCCAGCAGGGGGTACCTCCAATGCCCCGCATCGAAAATCCCTGTTTTTGGTAAGGTTTAAGGCGTGTTTCGAGACGTTATCTTCTGATGAATTTCCGGAGGGAGTGGAGCATGGCCAATAGCCCATCAAAACCCGAACAGTACCGAGCGCTCGGTTTATCCACCTTTGCCTTCACCCTTTGCTTTGCGGTGTGGACGATTTTCTCCATCATCGGCATCCGCATTAGTGCAGATCTGGGACTGTCGGATACCCAGCTTGGACTGCTGATGGCCACACCGATTCTGACGGGCTCCATCAGCCGGCTGTTTCTCGGCATCTGGACGGATCGTTACGGCGGTCGCTGGGTGTTCGGCATACTGATGCTGACCACCGCCGCCTGCGTTTATCTGCTCACCTTTGCCACCAGCTACCCGATGCTACTAATCGGTGCGCTGGGCGTCGGCCTGGCCGGAGGATCGTTCATCGTGGGCGTAACCTACACAGCGGCCTGGTTTGAACAGGAACGGCAGGGTACCGCGCTGGGCATTTTTGGCGCGGGCAATGTGGGTGCGGCAGTGACCAACTTCGGCGCGCCCTTCCTGCTTGTGGCACTGGGCTGGCAGGGGACCGCGCAGGTCTACGCCACCGTGTTGGCCATCGTGGGCGTGCTTTTTATTATCTTTGCAAAGGAAGACCCCCTGGCGAAGGAACGCGCCAGCAAGCAGTCCCAGTCGTTCATGCAGCAGATGGCCCCATTGAAAGAGCTGCGGGTGTGGCGGTTCGCCCTCTATTACTTCTTCGTATTCGGCGCGTTTGTTGCCTTGGCATTGTGGCTTCCCCATTACCTGATCGGCGTTTACGGGCTGGACATCAAAACAGCTGGCATGATCGCGGCGCTCTACACCATCCCCGCTTCCCTGTTCCGCATTCTCGGGGGCTGGATGTCTGATCGTTATGGCGCCCGGCGGGTCATGTACTGGACTTTCATTGCCTCCGTGATCTGCACTTTCCTGCTCAGCTATCCGCCAACGGAATACGTGGTCCACGGCATTGATGGCGACATCCGCTTTTTCCTGGAGGTGAGCCTGGTTCCTTTTGTGGTTCTGACCTTTATCCTTGGCTTTTTCATGTCACTGGGTAAAGCGGCCGTGTTCAAGCATATACCGGTGTACTACCCCACCCATGTGGGCGCGGTCGGGGGCGTGGTCGGGATGATTGGTGGCTTCGGGGGATTCCTTCTGCCATTGATGTTCGGTGCGCTGAATGACATCACCGGTATCTGGCAGAGCAGCTTTATGCTGATGTTCGTGATCGTGGCAGCGGCACTGGCCTGGATGCACTACGCCATTCGCACAGCGGAAAGGGTGGAGTGGGCAGCCCAGGAAGCCAAAACCGACTTGCCGGAACTGGCCTCCCCAAATCTGTTCTACCCGTTGAGAAAATAGGCAGGCCCGGGACCCCACAGGTCATCACTGGCGGGGTCCCGGTTCAGAAGGGTTTGGCGGTCGCCAGATGGAATATCGCTGTAATCTGCACCAGTGCCAACGCCGCTGCAATCAGGCGAACAGTGAAACTGGCATTTTCCTTGAGCGCAAACACTCCGGCGGCGATGTAACCCAGCAGGAGGACTATTTTGGCCATGAGCCAGCCATGGGCGAACGGCGACCAGGGCGTCACAAACAGCAGGCCGACGGCCGCTACCAGCAAAATCGTATCGTTCACGTGGGGCACCCAGCGCACCGGCATTCTACGCCACTCGGGCTTACCCACCAGGTCCAGCAGCAGGCGCAGCGCAAACATCACCACGGTGAGGTAGGCGGCAGTCATGTGAATATTCTTGAGAATCAGATAGCTGCTCATAGAGTAAACCTTTGGAACTTGGATCTGTGTCGGCATTGTAGGCAAAACTACCGCCTGATGGGTATGTTTCGAGCATATACATTCATTTAATATGACTTTTATATTCAGGCAGTCAATGGAGTTTCATCATGCAGTCCATCCCCACCTCTGGAACGCCGGGGGCCATGAGTGTCGGTCAGCTTTTCGCCTATCCGTTTCGCATTTTTTTCATCGCACTGACCCTGCTTGCCATCCTTGCAATCCCGGCCTGGATACTTCAAGTCAGCGGAGCCATCCAATTGCCACTGGCCCTGCCCGGCCTGTTCTGGCACCAGCACGAAATGCTGTTCGGTTTCCTGTCTGCCGCCATCGCCGGTTTCCTGCTGACTGCGGTCTGCGTGTGGACCCAGACTGAAAGAACTCATGGATTGCCGCTGGTTCTGCTGTTTGGTGTCTGGTTGGCCGGGCGCCTGTTACTGGCTTTCGGTGCAGGCCTGCCGGACTGGATGATTCATGGGGTCAACCTGGCCTTCCTGCCACTGGTCATGCTGGATGCTGGCCGGCGCATATGGAAGGCGAGGCAGAAACGGCAACTGATGATTCTGCTGGTGCTGGGGTTATTCTGGCTGATGCAGGTTGGCTTCGTCACGAGGCTGGCCCCGGCCTTCAGTTACGGCGCCCTGATTATGGCCATGGCGCTGATCAGTATCATTGGCGGCCGCATCACCCCGGCTTTTTCTGCGGGCTGGCTTCGTCAGCGCGGGCTGGATGCCACGAAGGTCCGGATGGTTCCGGCTCTGGACATGGCGGCGCTGTTCACAATAATCCTGCTTATGATTTCCCTGGTGACCGGCTGGCCGATCCTGACCGCCATACTGGCATTGATTGCCGCCGGGCTGATGCTTGTCCGTCTGGCCGGATGGAAAGGCTGGCTTTTTCGCAAGGAGCCTCTGCTATGGATGCTGCACCTGTCCATTCTCTGGGTTCCCGTGTCGCTAACGCTGCTCGCCGGCAGCATTCTGGCGGACTGGCCCGCCAGCGCCTGGACCCACGCGGCCGGCACCGGCGCGGTCGGCTGCCTGATCCTGGGCGTCATCGCCCGGGTATCCCTGGGCCATGCGGGCCATCCGCTGGTACTGCCCCGGGGTATGGTGGCCGCCTTTATCATCATTCACCTGGCGGCGCTGGTGAGAGTGGCCACAGCCTTCGGTTCCCTGCCCTGGCAGGCCGGGGTGGGCATTAGCTCGCTGCTGTGGATGCTCGCATTCGGTATTTTTCTGGCCCGCTACGGGCGAATACTGGTATCGCCAAGGGCGGACGGAAAGCCGGGCTGATAGCCCTGCGACGTTCCTGCTATCCAATCCGTCCCACTCCCTTTAAAATCCGGGCTCCCTGACAACGATTGATCGTTATCGATTACCACGGAGCCCATTCCCCATGTCGCCCCAACCGCGCACCCTAAGCCGATTCGCGCAACTGCGCCGTATT
This DNA window, taken from Marinobacter halotolerans, encodes the following:
- a CDS encoding MFS transporter; the encoded protein is MANSPSKPEQYRALGLSTFAFTLCFAVWTIFSIIGIRISADLGLSDTQLGLLMATPILTGSISRLFLGIWTDRYGGRWVFGILMLTTAACVYLLTFATSYPMLLIGALGVGLAGGSFIVGVTYTAAWFEQERQGTALGIFGAGNVGAAVTNFGAPFLLVALGWQGTAQVYATVLAIVGVLFIIFAKEDPLAKERASKQSQSFMQQMAPLKELRVWRFALYYFFVFGAFVALALWLPHYLIGVYGLDIKTAGMIAALYTIPASLFRILGGWMSDRYGARRVMYWTFIASVICTFLLSYPPTEYVVHGIDGDIRFFLEVSLVPFVVLTFILGFFMSLGKAAVFKHIPVYYPTHVGAVGGVVGMIGGFGGFLLPLMFGALNDITGIWQSSFMLMFVIVAAALAWMHYAIRTAERVEWAAQEAKTDLPELASPNLFYPLRK
- a CDS encoding MFS transporter, producing MKVADVFHVKNPEVRALHLTWIAFFITFYVWFNMAPLASSMLKSVDWLTADDLRLFAICNVALTIPARIIVGMALDRFGPRRVFSVLMVLMSIPALVFAFGNTMTQLLVSRLVLSSIGASFVVGIHMTAMWFKPRDIGFAEGFYAGWGNFGSAAAAITLPTIALHMYGGEDGWRWAIAQSAIVMAAYGVYYWFAITDGPVGTVHRKPRKAVALEVSSWGDMIKLILWTIPLVGVLGILVWRIENMGYLSATGAAICYAVIVAIVCYQIIQILRVNIPLLKQGVPEDDKYPFNSVAALNSTYFANFGAELAVVSMLPMFFEETWSLSATAAGLIAASFAFVNLVARPMGGLVSDRMGNRRFVMLSYMFGISVGFALMALMNSSWPLIIAVGITVFTSFFVQGAEGATFGIIPSIKRRLTGQISGMAGAYGNVGAVVYLTIFTFVTSTQFFYIIAGGAFISWLLCMMWLKEPESGFADEYQVSSVDLQIEEEERRRQAAATT
- a CDS encoding SirB2 family protein, whose amino-acid sequence is MSSYLILKNIHMTAAYLTVVMFALRLLLDLVGKPEWRRMPVRWVPHVNDTILLVAAVGLLFVTPWSPFAHGWLMAKIVLLLGYIAAGVFALKENASFTVRLIAAALALVQITAIFHLATAKPF
- a CDS encoding NnrS family protein → MQSIPTSGTPGAMSVGQLFAYPFRIFFIALTLLAILAIPAWILQVSGAIQLPLALPGLFWHQHEMLFGFLSAAIAGFLLTAVCVWTQTERTHGLPLVLLFGVWLAGRLLLAFGAGLPDWMIHGVNLAFLPLVMLDAGRRIWKARQKRQLMILLVLGLFWLMQVGFVTRLAPAFSYGALIMAMALISIIGGRITPAFSAGWLRQRGLDATKVRMVPALDMAALFTIILLMISLVTGWPILTAILALIAAGLMLVRLAGWKGWLFRKEPLLWMLHLSILWVPVSLTLLAGSILADWPASAWTHAAGTGAVGCLILGVIARVSLGHAGHPLVLPRGMVAAFIIIHLAALVRVATAFGSLPWQAGVGISSLLWMLAFGIFLARYGRILVSPRADGKPG
- a CDS encoding universal stress protein, which codes for MKIMIAYDGSRNARLALAQTITMFRDLKPVITLVAVAENPRDITSVNEDMFQEELNDLKRHIAEAMEVCEREQISAENMLLEGDARKMLLFAAEKKVHPDMLVIARHSHEPDGGFIARSLTYFVDELDYMTFGSVSSFLARRIQCPLLILPSR